The Syngnathus acus chromosome 2, fSynAcu1.2, whole genome shotgun sequence genomic interval aaaatggcggtgtacctaatggagtgtccgtgtgattccctcgttaagcgcacctgcgtgaaaagttttagctcctgcagaacgtgaaagtgaccaaaaacttttcacgcaggtgcgcttaacgagggtcacttggaaaacatgttggaacgcggccctgagggctagcgcttgacacctgtgacctttgaccatgatatttccctaataaagtggcctgttattaggtacacttgaaaatggcggtgtacctaatggagtgtccatgtgattccctcgttaagtgcacctgcgtgaaaagttttagctcctgcggaacgtgaaaatgaccaaaaacttttcacgcaggtgcacttaacgagggaatcttggaaagcatgttggaatgcggccctgaggactagagcttgacacctgtgacctttgaccatgatatttccctaataaaatgccctgttattaggtacatctgaaaatggcggtgtacctaatggagtgtccgagtgacgtcacagatccaacagccaatcagaaagtgggggtgagggcgggtgtggcacttttcactttcagttaagctttgaccatgatttttccctaatgaagtggcctgtgatttggaacacctgaaaatggcggtgtacctaatagagtgtccaaatgacgtcacagattttttggggttcggtttgtttccattttttttggtcttttatttattcatttttttaattttgtttttttttcttatttaattttttaattatttttttatcatttattatttttttaattttaataaaaatatttaaataaaaaataagcgTATGGGTGAAGAAATGGCTTTCTCTCCACACAGAAGATAAACTTTTGAGTTTAATGCCTcatcacaaaaacactcaAGTACAGGAAAATAGAaccaatttttatttcaataaaatattGGTAGCACTTTGTAGTTCTGGTCAGATATGGGagacaaaaatattccaaaagacaaagacaacTGATGGCAATCTTAAATACTTTGGATCATCACATGTGGTACatttagcatttttaaaactagTTAACATGGGGGGTAGGTGTTCAACAACACAAGAAAACCCAGGAAACTCAcccaaaaatgacacaaatcaaTAATATGACAAAACTCTACAAGTGAAATTTAAACTGCTTAATGTTGGCAAATGGAAAACAATAGAAAATATTGAGCATTACCGGACAATACAGGTTATTGGCcaataaatacagaaaaaaaaaacactcataaaaaaagatattttcaaGTGTTTTCCCGCTACAAGTAGCACAGCTGCGTAAACTTGCTCTCGACAGTGTTTCCTCACTCATGCCCAGCATGACATGCATTCTAGTGTTGAGGCCATCATCATAACTCATTTTTAGGCACAACACCTCTATCGCTCCAAACTTCAAAAGGCACTGTGTATCTTTGTCAGCAGTGTtcgatgatgataataataacgaCAAAAAAGCTCAGAAAGCTTGTCTGAATGTGTGGCACTCGGCCTATGCCGTGTCCGCAGATTCCAGTGTGTCTGCTCACACGATacgattttgtcatttttcgcTCAAGCTGAAAGCTACATATATTGTCACCTTCCTAaaataatgcttttttttttaaacagaaaaaaaacagaaccaaACACTAATCATACTATATTCAAATTGAATAAGCGGTTGAACTAAGGATGCAGCCGGTTTTAGCAGAGGTGGCTTGAGTGGCAGAAGATGATTGAGgcaaaatcaaaatatgtcACCGCCCACAATTTTAAGAGGGACACAGTATGAAATCCGCGACAATCAATCAAAGGCTGATGTAGAAAATATAAATCTGAAACAGTATGTTCGTACTGCAAGTGAATTCTGATAATTACATGAATGTAAACAGtacaattgcatttttttttttcaaaatctgaCAAGGCCGCTTTCGTAAGTGGCTATAATATAAATCAGGTATGTAGCTGACGCAACTGCACACTGACCACTCAGGTGGCGCTCACTGCACCTCCATGTCATCAGAAGGCAATAAACATCACAATGGTTTGACAAATTAGACAGTGCCAGAAGCAATGgcggacaaaaaaagaagaaatcagTCAATGGCCAAAAGAGGACGACACAAAATGATTCGGTTAAGAAATTTGGCTTCGGTTGCAGTCAAACCTTTTTGGTATTTCCTTCAGGAAGCAGACTGCACCACATGACGTCATGGTTTGTGCGCACACGTGTCAATTCACTGATGCATTCCGTTCACATTCCAAGTCGCTTTTGGTTTTGTAACGTGAACGGCTACATAAAAGCATCAGATTTAGAAAAGACAACAATTGGGCATCATTTAGCTTTCGTGTTGGTTTTTTGTTGCTTATTCATAAATAAGGCCAACTCTTACGTCcactgaaatgaaatattgacaGAACCGGCTTGCATAGAGGaactatttaaaaatagatttccATATAAAACAACTTATCAAAACGAATGGTGTATAAAACCCgtggtgatttaaaaaaaaccttttttttttcttttcttcctcgtTCCTTAAAGGCACACTCAATCAAAGTCAGATGGAGGGCATGGAGGCTTCTGTTTTGTCCAGAGAACAATTGCCATAACTGGTTGAACCGGTGACTGTGACAATGGCGCTTTGGTTGTGGTGTCCTCGCGCTGTCTCGTGGTGATTTGCATGATTTTGAATCGTGCTTGCTGCTATCACAAGCATATAAAAAAGGCTTGAGAATGCCAAGCATAATCTGAGGCACAAACGTAGTTGCTTTGTGAGTTTGGAATGTCCTGTAACCCACGCTAATGTCATTGTTGAGATATTTGTGCAGCAGCTGGGACAGACCAACATGTGAAGAGATCCTGTTTCAATGCGTGATATGTGGAAGACGACCCGGAAAAAGGTCCTTTAATGCCCACGAAGTTGGTCCAGCTGAGTGTACACGTTCTCCGCCTGGCTGAGTTCTTCAAACACGGGCAGAAGGTTGAGGAGTTCGGAGTCATCTACGTCGTCGAACCATGACACCACGGGGACCTGACGAGCGTGCGCGCACACATATTACATAAACAGATTTGACATCAATGTTGTGATTTATGAAACTCAAGCAAATGTTTGCGCCAGTTTGGAGTGTAAACTCACAGCATTGTTGGGGTGAAAGATGTAGGATGCGGGAGAATTATCCAAGATGAGCGTCTTATGAAGGTCTCGGCCCAGGCGGCTCAGATCTTTCACGTAGCAACCCTGGTGGAAGACGCATGACTCCCGAAAGAGGCGAGCCCGGAACACGCTGTACTGGTCCAGCAGGTCCGTCACTGGGTCGGCGTActggatttaaaaatatatttatacattGAGTGATTCTTTTGCATACCGCCAGAGTCCACTTTGAGAATCACTGGTGATGATGGTACATATGGTGATTATGTCCGCTAGCTACCTTAGCCAAACTGGCGGTGAACAGCACGCACTCAAACAGCTCTCCCATTCGCTGCAGGAACTCATCCACATACGGCCTCTTAAGCACGTACACCTGCCAACACACAGCCCACGCATTGGTGACTTCCTTACGGGAAAACTCCATCCCACGTTCCAGGACAGCAGGAACTCATCTGTGTGTATCGCTGCGGTCACAAGCGTAGCAGTGCTCGAACATGTTTAGCATTTGGTCGGTCATGAAAAAGTACCTGAAAGCCATACTGAAGATAAACATGAGTATCTTCACTTGGATAGAAGTTAAGAGACAGCTTGTAGTATTTTGCAAGCCTTATCTGGCATTTGCTGGACACTAGTATCTCAGCTCAGCTGTGACCCTAATGAGGAGAAATGctgcagaaaatggatgtttaTCAGAAACCCCAGCTTAGCCGCCAATGGCCACTTCCTGAAACAAGTAATCAAGAATAGGCCGTGCCAGTGTTAACCAGCCTATCCTGGATTACTTGAACCAGGCAGAGGCCCACACAGATGCCTCGCCGCCATCGCAGGACTCAAGTCTTTGCCGCAAAATCCCAGACAGCTTTTGTTCTTAATTGTCTTCCACTGTTAACGTCTTGGGCAACCCATGTTGAGAACGTGAAATGACCGTGCGAGTTCCCGTCCTGCTGTTGAGGCTTTGTTCAAAACGTGGCCAGTAGAGGTCACTGCAACCACATCAGAACTCTGTCGCACGCGCAAGCTGCACTGCCGCTTACCTGGTGTGTGGTCCCCTCAATCTCCACCGGCACAATGAAGTCCGCGTTGCTGATTGGCTAGAGGGGAAACAGAAGGGAGACgttcagttggctcggtaggCGTGTGCGCACGCACTCATGGACCCCGAGCAGAAATTCTCATGATGTTACATAAGCGCTCGCTTCCATGCCgtactgctgctgctactgccGTAAATAACAGGGCATTTCACTCCAGGATGCATGAACAGCCAGTCATTTGAGAAACATTCTTTTGGATTTACAAGCCAAGGTGAACACACAAACTGTGCTTGTGCGACTTTTCTCTGGGTACTCCAGCAAACTCATACTTTCTAAAAACATGTTAGCATGCTAGCCCCATGGAAGACTCTAAATTGGAACACGTTTGTCTTTATGTTCCCAGCAATTGACTGGCGACCAGTCTGGGCAGCGTCTCAACTGGAACGAGGCCCGTAATGAACGATCAATTGATCAGTCGGTCCCCACCTTGAAGGAGCTGTGTACCAGCGTCTCATCTAGATCGATGACCACGCAGATCTTCCCTTGGTCATGGGCGGTCACCTCGGGCAGGAGGCTGACGTCGCACAACTGATGACACACAAAACGGTTTTCACCGCTATTAGCCTAACGTAATATAAGCCTAATATAAGCCATTTGaggcatgcgtgtgtgtgtgtgtgtgtgtgattttgaGTTGTTGGGTATTGTCGAAAAGTTTCACATTCAATTCTATTTCAATTCTTTAGGCTCCAATTCGATTTGATTTCAGTTCTTTAGATTACGATGTTTGATCTCATTGATATTTTTACTAGTCAGAGAAAAACGTGTCATCGATATCTGACAGCCGATAACTGATGGATTTAAAACTAGTTGAACTGGTGGATGATAGATTAATAAATGGGCACATAGAAGATCCACTACCCActacaaaataattattacCGTGATTACCCCCCCCCTTGCAAAGGATAAATATGACCTTTTAAGGTCAGCACAAAACTGCGCAACAGGAAACCAACATTAAGTGCAaaaactcattttgtgcaGTTTTTCGCAAAAATCAATTTACACAAAACTTTTATATCATTTAGATTATGTGTCTGTTCTGCATGTCATTCTAATCCCGCccccaaaatataaaatgaatattttagtAACATTGAAACTTTGGAAAAcctttttttggtttgcaaaAACTAAGagctatttatgttatttgttgattatttttttaatttctaagACATGCTGAGTCTGGAATCTCCCTGTACTTTTTGGTTTAAttataatgaatgaaaaattaaCATGACCTGAACATTTAACACATGCAAAGCTGAAAACCCTTTCAGTAAGCATATAGTTAGTCGAAGTAAATTTTGATGCcaatattttcccattttgtGCAAATTAATTTCAGTTTCAATGACTACTAATAATCCGTATTGGCCTTGAAAAAAGAACCTAttgccccccgcccccaaaaTGAGCACAATTGCAATTTCTGTAAATAGACATGCAGTTCTTGCAATCTATCAATAACATACAGGACATGGCATGGGAACCATTTCTCTCTCTGAGCTTTTTTGGTCAACTGCCAGGCTGACATGAATTACTCTTCTGTTATATAACATGCGTACCGCACATTACAACACAATATTCTTTcttcagctaaaaaaaaaaaaatgagcaagcGCTCGCTGTGACATAACAGCGACTACATATTCCACATCCCATTGGGTGGCTCCGGTCCGATTTCGGCAGGATTGAAGCGAGCGTACGTGGAATGCGAACGAGGTTACCTTGACAACCGCCGCATTTTCCGGGGCCTCCAGCAAAGCCTGCTGGGAAGGCGGCAGCAGTGGCGGAGGTAGTTTGGGCTCATCCTGAGCTTGCAGGCAGCAGAAGAGCGCTTTGAAGACATTACAACTCCGAGGCTGCTTCAGGGCCGAGCGGCTCACCTGGCCTGCCACACAAGCGCAgaggaaaa includes:
- the ctdsp2 gene encoding carboxy-terminal domain RNA polymerase II polypeptide A small phosphatase 2, encoding MESSVITQVHKEDVQVSPKTGQVSRSALKQPRSCNVFKALFCCLQAQDEPKLPPPLLPPSQQALLEAPENAAVVKLCDVSLLPEVTAHDQGKICVVIDLDETLVHSSFKPISNADFIVPVEIEGTTHQVYVLKRPYVDEFLQRMGELFECVLFTASLAKYADPVTDLLDQYSVFRARLFRESCVFHQGCYVKDLSRLGRDLHKTLILDNSPASYIFHPNNAVPVVSWFDDVDDSELLNLLPVFEELSQAENVYTQLDQLRGH